Part of the Myxococcales bacterium genome, GACTTTGGGCAGCCGGCCGGAGAGCGCCAGCTTGTTGAAGAAGCGCAGTTCGTCGCCGAGTGCGTAAACGCGTTTCAAAAAGCGCCGGATGCCGTCGGCCTCGGCCGGGAATTCGGCGCACAGTTTCTGCTCGTAGGCCTCGCGGCCCAGCGGCAGGGTGACGTCGTAATCGGCGAAAACCGAACGGTAAAAATCGGGGATCGTCACGAACTCGACCTGGTCGGTGATCCCCAGGTATTTCAGGTAACGATAAAGCGGGCCGGGGTTCTCGGCCGTGCCCACGCCCGACAGCTCGTGCAGCGCGATCTCGAATTCGAACCGGCCGCGCACGAAGCTCGTCGCATAGCCGCCCGGCACGTTGTGTTTCTCGAGCAACAGCACCCGCCGGCCGCGCTTGGCCAGGTAGGCCGCCGCCGACAGTCCGCCCAATCCGGCGCCGATCACTACGACGTCATATTGATTTTGACTCAACTCCCCGCTCCTTCCCAAGATGTAAATCGACCCGCCCGAAACCCGAACCGGCGCGCCCGCGTCGGGCGGCCGCAAAAATCGCCGCGCTCAGAGATTTCCCGCCTCGATATCGAGCCGCATCCGGTCGGTGCCGCAGAGCAGATCGAAAGCGAGACGGGTGCGCTCGAATTCGTACGGCTCGGTGCGCCAGGAAAAATTCTGCGGCGACTGCCGACGCGCCGCCGCCACGAGGCGCAGATAGGCGTCGAACGACCGGAACGCGTCCCGGTCGACCACGTGGACGAAAACGCCCTTGCACAGCTTGCCCGCGAATTTGTGAAACGTCGGCACGAACTGGATCGGCCGGAAATAGACGCCCGGCAGCCGCAGCCCGTTGAGCTCGGCGGCGAGCGCCGCGCCGTCGAGCCAGGGCGCGCCGACCATCTCGAACGGCCGCGTCGTCCCGCGGCCTTCCGACAGGTTCGTGCCCTCGATCAGGCAACCGCCCGGATACACCGTCGCCGTCTCCAGCGAGGTCATGTTCGGGCTGGGCATCACCCACGGCAGGCCCGTTTCGTCGAACCACATCCGCCGCTCCCATCCTTCGAGGGACAACACCGTCAGGTCGGCCCGCCAACCCTGTTCGCGGTTCCATTGCGTCGCCAGTTCGCCGACCGTCCTGGCGTGACGGACCGGCACCGGGAAGCGGCCCACGAAGGACGCGAAGGCGGGGTCCAGCACCGGGCCTTCCACGTCGAGGCCGTTGATGGGATTGGGGCGATCGCAGAGGATGACCTTTTTGCCCGCCTCGGCGCAGGCCTCGATGCAGTAGGCCATGGTGTATACGTAGGTGTAGTACCGCGCGCCGATGCCTTGCAGATCGATGACCAGAACGTCGATTTTTTCCAGCGCCTTCGGCGAGGGTTTGAGGGAAGTCGGATCGTCGCCGTACAGCGAATAGACCCTCAGCCCGCGGTAGACCGTGTGGCCGACGTCCACCTGGTCCTGTTCCACGCCCGCGATACCGTGTTCCGGCCCGAAGAGCGCCGTCACGTTGATCGCCGGATCGTCGATCAGCCGATCGTGCAGATACGTCAGGTCGGGCAGGACCGAAGCCGAGTGGACCAACAGCCCGACGCGCGCGCCGCCGAGGTATTCCTGACGATGCTCCAGCAGCCGGACGCAACCCGGCTGAACAACGGGCTGTTTGACCTGGGGCATGCGGTTATTCCCCTTCCTTCGGGTTCGCGGTCGTGGTTGTTTCGATTTCTTTAATGGTTTGCCGCACCCATTGTAACAGTTTCGGATCGCGAACCAAACCGCCCGCCGCCGAAAAATATTCGCGGGCTTCCCGCGGGCGGCCGCCCGCCAACGAGTCCTTTCCCAATTCGATCAACAAAAGGCCGCGCGGCGGTCCGTCGACCTGGGCGGCGGCCCAGGTCAACCACTCGGCGACCGCTTCGGGCGGCGACTTTTGCGCCACTTCCAGGCTGATCTCGGCGAAACTTGGCGGATCGAACGAACCGCGCGGCGCCTCGCGGAGCGTTCGCGCGGCGGCCGACGGATCGCCACGCCGGATCTGGACGCGGGCGAGCATCAGCCGAAACGAGCCGGCCAACGGATTCGCCGGATCCGCCGCGGTCAGATTGCGCCGCACCAGGCGTTCCGCGTCGGACAATCGGTTCAGACGCAAATCGATGTCGGCTTCCGCCAGATCGATGCCGGCGATCTGGGAGGGATCGGCCGCGGCGCGCAAGAGCGGAAAATCGGCCAGCACCGCCGGGATATCGTCGCGCCGCAAGGCGAATTCCTGATGCGCCAGGTAGAGGCTGTAGCGATGAGCCGCCACCGCGGCATTTGCCGCGAGCAATCGCTCCCAATAGGCAAGGAAGGAACCCGCGGGCAGCCGTCCCCTGACTTCATAATCCAACATGCTTTGCAAGGAAGCCATCTGGTGGCCGAAGCTCGGGCACGTTTCAGCCGCTTTTTCCCACCAGGCCGGGGCGGCGGCGGAGGCCAGTTCGGTCAGGCTTTTCGCCAGCTCCTGCGCCGCCTCGCATTGGCGAGAATTTTTTTGCGCCACCAGGTAATGCAGCCGCGCCGCTTCGTGGAAATCGCCTCTTTCAAAAGCCTGCCGCGCCTGGCGCATCATCGAATCCTGCCACGATAACGACCAAGGTTTGAGCGCCATCGGCAAACATACCGCCGGCGCGAGCACCGGCCGCGGTTCCCGCACCGGTTCGCGGCGGGCGAAAACCGTCAGGACTTGGCCGTCGCTCAATCTTTCTCGCCGGTAAAAAAGATAATTCGGCCATTCGGCTTGAAAGACGGCCCGCACCTGGGTGTATTTTTCCGCCTCGAGGGGATTGCTACCCTCCGGGGTATCGAAAGTCGGCCAATCCTCCCCCAAGGTAAAAACGAACTCCGGCCGGTCGAATTGGCTGACTTTTTCCGTCACCCATTCGCCAAAGGCGATTTGCTGATCGACCACCAGGCAGGAATTCATATTGACCAACAAGGGGAAAATCCGATCCACGCGCTGATCGCCACGAGTCAAATCCATGGTCAGCCGGGCAGCCGGATTTTGCCGGGCTGTATTCGCGATCAACGCCGCCAATTCGCGATCGGCGGCCGGTGGCGGCGCCGGAATCGACACTCCCGCCCAGTCGGCAAGATCGGCTCGCCCCAGCCGGGGCGTCAGACCGACCAGAACGATTTCCGCCAGCGCCAACCCGCCGTAAAGGATTCCCAGGCAAATGGCGAGGCGTTTGGACGGCCGCCGCCCGAAGGAAAAGGCCAGCCACAGGGCCAGGACCAGATGAACGCCCAACAGGTACCAATCGCGCTTGGTCACCGCCGCAAAATAAAAAACCAACGGAACGCCGCCGGCAAACGCGAAAGCCCAATCTTCGACTTGCCAGTCGCGCTCGTTCCATCGTTTTGCCAATAAATAGCCCAAGGCAATCCAGGCGATGAGCCCTCGATAACCAACCGCCAACAGCCAGAAGTAATGACCGGCGCCGGGCATTGATTCGCTTCGGCCCGCCAAAACATCGTCGCGCAACTCCGCCAGACTTCGCCGCCAATCGGGTAAAAGCCAGGCGCCGAGCACCGTGAGATAGACGACCAGCAAAAACAGCCGACGCCGACGCAAGGCCGGATCGCCAAGTGAAATCAGAATCAAGGCCGCCGGCACGATGCACAACGCGGCAATCGGCTTGGTTGCGGCAAGAATCGCCAAAAATAAGGCGACGCTCGCCTGCATGAAGGGCGAGTTCCAACGGTCTGCCGCAAAAAACAACCCCAAGGCGACAACCTCGGTCGCCAACGCGGCGATTTCCAAATTGAACGCCGTCGCCACCGTCCAGAAAACCGGATTAGCCAATACAATGAAGCCTACCAACAAGGTCGGTAGCGCCTGCCGGGAAAGATGGCGGCCGAAAGCGATCGCCCCAATCATCAGAATCAGCCAGAAAATGAGTGTGGTGACGATCGCGCCGCGAAACCCGTCGCCCGCCAACTCGGCGGCGCCGGCGGTCAGCAAATAGGTGAGCGGCAGATAGCGGGCCTGACGAAGCCGCAGCAACTCAAGCACCGTCGACGGCGAATCCTGCAATGCCAGCCGGTAAGCCATGGCCTTGAAAAAATGTTGGCCGCTGTCGTGACCGCTGATTTGCTGATTGGCCGTGTGCCAGGACGCCAGAACAAGGAAGGCGAGCAAAATAAGCAACGCGGCCGGTAAAAAGTACCGGCGTCCGGCAATGATTGGTGGCGCGACCGGCATCCGGGTTGAGGGCAAGCGGAACTCACAAGTATTTGGTCAAACCGCGTCTTTCCAACTCATCGAACACTTTCTTGACGGCCTGGGCGTCGTCGCGCCGCGCCACCAGAGTCGCGTCGGGCGTGTGCACGACGATCAGGTCGTCGACGCCGAGGGCCACCACGACGCCGTCGCAGGCGAAAACCGTGTTGTTGGCCCCGTCGAGGATCACGGCGTCGCCGTGGGCGACGTTGTGGTTTTCATCCGCCGGGTGCAATTCGCGGATCGCCGTCCAACTGCCGACGTCGCTCCAACCGATGTCCGCCGGAAACACCACCAGATTATCCACCTTTTCCATGACGCCGACATCGATGCTGACGCCCTCGATTCGCGGATAGATTTCCTCGAGCCGCCGTTCGATTTCCGCCGGGGGTTCCGTCCCGGAAAGATCGGCGATTCGCGCCCACAAGTCGGGCAGGTGTTCCTGCACCGCGGCGAGAAACGTCGCGGCGCGAAAAAAGAAAATGCCGGAATTCCACAAGAACGACCCGGCGGCCAGAAAGGCCTGGGCGCGCTCGGCCCGCGGTTTTTCATGGAAGGCGGCGACACGGTGATAGGGCTGCCCGTTCTCCCGGCCCAGCCGGTCGGCCATTTCGATGTAGCCGTACCCGGTTTCGGGAAAATCCGGCGCGATACCCAGGGTGATCAGCACCTCCTCGCGCGCCGCCAATTGACAGGCGGCGGCCAGGACTTCGCGAAAAACCTCGGGCCGGCGGATGGTGTGGTCGGCGGGCAGCAACGCCAGCACGGCG contains:
- a CDS encoding DUF1343 domain-containing protein; translated protein: MPQVKQPVVQPGCVRLLEHRQEYLGGARVGLLVHSASVLPDLTYLHDRLIDDPAINVTALFGPEHGIAGVEQDQVDVGHTVYRGLRVYSLYGDDPTSLKPSPKALEKIDVLVIDLQGIGARYYTYVYTMAYCIEACAEAGKKVILCDRPNPINGLDVEGPVLDPAFASFVGRFPVPVRHARTVGELATQWNREQGWRADLTVLSLEGWERRMWFDETGLPWVMPSPNMTSLETATVYPGGCLIEGTNLSEGRGTTRPFEMVGAPWLDGAALAAELNGLRLPGVYFRPIQFVPTFHKFAGKLCKGVFVHVVDRDAFRSFDAYLRLVAAARRQSPQNFSWRTEPYEFERTRLAFDLLCGTDRMRLDIEAGNL
- a CDS encoding NTP transferase domain-containing protein; protein product: MNYAVVMAGGSGTRFWPVSRAHLPKQLLPIFGDDVLLVQTMKRLEPLLPPERVLIVTGVAIADKISRALPGLPAANLIAEPLRRNTAPCAAVAAKLLADRDPDAVLALLPADHTIRRPEVFREVLAAACQLAAREEVLITLGIAPDFPETGYGYIEMADRLGRENGQPYHRVAAFHEKPRAERAQAFLAAGSFLWNSGIFFFRAATFLAAVQEHLPDLWARIADLSGTEPPAEIERRLEEIYPRIEGVSIDVGVMEKVDNLVVFPADIGWSDVGSWTAIRELHPADENHNVAHGDAVILDGANNTVFACDGVVVALGVDDLIVVHTPDATLVARRDDAQAVKKVFDELERRGLTKYL